In Gossypium arboreum isolate Shixiya-1 chromosome 5, ASM2569848v2, whole genome shotgun sequence, a single genomic region encodes these proteins:
- the LOC108451043 gene encoding uncharacterized protein LOC108451043 — MTEGEADQQRCSRCCSSVPQDVFNIDVEIRYPSSENWDATFASFIQSFTYGRNMFCCEGCGPDTVFSMLVYTGIPLDYLRTVAVPYVLDIARAAHGATVNIGCERIYLKIEVNFDVLADDEAYEWVIIGDADEDESEVVEESLDAFSFKPATCSSIEDLKRFKWGDEEDLQPLKKRGRLLEGPSSSKECMICLDEFLDGNEVALMPCQHVYHDACIVKWLKASHLCPLCRYQMPS, encoded by the coding sequence ATGACAGAAGGAGAAGCCGATCAACAACGCTGTTCTCGTTGTTGTTCTAGTGTTCCACAGGACGTTTTTAACATTGATGTCGAGATTCGCTACCCTTCGTCTGAAAACTGGGATGCAACGTTTGCAAGTTTTATTCAATCCTTTACCTATGGTCGCAACATGTTTTGTTGTGAAGGGTGTGGCCCCGACACCGTGTTTTCGATGCTTGTTTACACCGGTATACCTCTGGATTATCTTCGAACCGTTGCTGTTCCTTATGTCTTGGATATTGCTCGGGCGGCTCATGGTGCCACCGTTAACATCGGATGTGAACGCATATACCTCAAAATCGAAGTAAATTTCGATGTGCTGGCTGATGATGAGGCCTATGAGTGGGTGATTATTGGTGATGCTGATGAGGATGAGTCTGAGGTAGTCGAAGAGTCATTGGATGCATTCAGTTTCAAGCCTGCTACTTGTTCATCCATTGAAGATTTGAAAAGGTTTAAATGGGGTGATGAAGAAGATCTTCAGCCTTTGAAGAAAAGAGGGAGATTACTTGAAGGACCGAGTTCATCCAAAGAATGTATGATCTGTTTGGACGAGTTTTTGGATGGCAACGAGGTTGCCTTGATGCCTTGCCAACATGTTTACCATGATGCTTGCATTGTTAAGTGGTTAAAAGCAAGTCACTTGTGCCCGTTGTGCCGCTATCAAATGCCAAGTTGA
- the LOC108449929 gene encoding chlorophyllide a oxygenase, chloroplastic-like: protein MTAIAAAVALSLPISLCNSCRVSKKFQGVKGGFGVFAVLGEANSLGPSDKKSPWSTLFDVEDPRSKAPQCKGRFLDAYQALELARYDIQYCDWRARQDLRTIVLLHEKVVEVLNPLAREYKSIGTMKKELAELQGELAQAHKQVHISEARVSAALDKLAYMEELVNGKLLEDRTKMESSIAAPYSSTSTQSLDTMKRPRKSLDVSGPVQPYHPCLKNFWYPIAFSTDLKDETMIPIDCFEEPWVLFRGKDGKPGCVQNTCAHRACPLHLGSVNEGRIQCPYHGWEYTTDGKCEKMPSTRLLNVKIKSLPCLEQEGMIWIWPGDDPPTTTLPSLQPPSGFVIHAEIVMELPVEHGLLLDNLLDLAHAPFTHTSTFAKGWTVPSLVKFLTPASGLQGYWDPYPIDMEFQPPCMVLSTIGISKPGKLEGQSTKECATHLHQLHVCLPSSRNKTRLLYRMSLDFAPLLKHIPFMHYLWRHFAEQVLNEDLRLVIGQQERMINGANVWNWPVAYDKLGVRYRLWRDAVERGSKLLPFSKPM, encoded by the exons ATGACCGCCATAGCTGCTGCTGTTGCTTTATCGTTGCCAATCTCTTTATGCAATTCATGCAGGGTTTCTAAAAAG TTTCAGGGCGTTAAAGGAGGGTTTGGGGTGTTTGCAGTGTTGGGGGAGGCAAATAGCTTGGGGCCAAGCGATAAGAAGAGCCCCTGGAGCACGTTGTTTGATGTAGAGGATCCAAGGTCTAAAGCCCCGCAATGTAAAGGGAGGTTCTTAGATGCATATCAGGCATTGGAATTGGCTAGATATGATATTCAGTACTGCGATTGGCGGGCTCGCCAAGACTTGCGCACGATTGTGCTTCTTCATGAAAAG GTAGTGGAAGTGTTGAATCCATTAGCTCGTGAATACAAGTCTATTGGCACTATGAAGAAAGAACTCGCAGAATTGCAAGGAGAACTGGCACAAGCTCACAAACAG GTACATATATCGGAAGCAAGGGTTTCTGCTGCTTTGGATAAACTAGCATACATGGAGGAATTGGTTAATGGAAAGCTGTTGGAAGATAGGACCAAAATGGAGTCCAGCATAGCAGCCCCTTATTCGAGTACATCAACACAATCTCTGGATACTATGAAGAGGCCCCGGAAAAGCTTGGATGTGTCAGGTCCAGTTCAACCTTATCACCCCTGCTTGAAGAACTTCTGGTATCCTATTGCTTTCTCCACTGATCTGAAGGATGAGACTATG ATTCCAATTGATTGCTTTGAGGAGCCATGGGTTCTTTTTCGAGGAAAAGATGGGAAGCCAGGATGCGTCCAGAACACTTGTGCACATAGAGCATGCCCTCTTCACCTTGGCTCAGTAAATGAGGGTCGTATCCAATGTCCCTACCATG GGTGGGAATACACTACAGACGGAAAATGTGAAAAAATGCCATCTACGCGATTACTTAATGTGAAAATAAAGTCATTGCCATGTCTTGAGCAAGAGGGAATGATCTGGATTTGGCCTGGGGATGACCCACCAACGACAACTCTTCCTTCCTTACAACCTCCTTCTGGATTTGTAATTCATGCCGAG ATTGTCATGGAACTTCCTGTCGAACACGGGCTACTGTTGGATAACCTATTGGATCTCGCTCATGCACCTTTTACTCACACTTCCACTTTTGCCAAGGGATGGACAGTTCCCAG TCTGGTGAAATTTTTGACGCCTGCATCTGGTCTCCAAGGTTACTGGGACCCTTATCCCATTGACATGGAATTTCAACCACCTTGTATGGTCCTATCGACCATTGGTATATCAAAACCGGGCAAACTGGAAGGACAGAGTACAAAGGAATGTGCAACACACCTTCACCAGCTTCATGTATGCTTACCGTCATCGAGAAATAAGACAAGACTGTTATATAGAATGTCACTGGATTTTGCTCCCCTGTTGAAGCACATTCCTTTTATGCATTATTTATGGAGGCATTTTGCAGAACAG GTCTTGAATGAGGATCTACGACTCGTGATCGGCCAGCAAGAACGTATGATTAATGGGGCAAATGTCTGGAATTGGCCGGTAGCTTATGATAAGCTAGGAGTGCGGTATAGATTATGGAGAGATGCCGTTGAACGAGGATCTAAACTGTTGCCATTCAGCAAACCGATGTAA